In one Spirosoma rigui genomic region, the following are encoded:
- a CDS encoding TolC family protein → MVPSFPHKSVLNLLCFLIAGLLMSSCQMPRTVLQPNARPIPATFAGNADSAGIASRNWRSFFGDPNLIQLIDTALAGNLDLRIATQRIEQARAAYAYNRGFLAPQINAVVSAGVDRYGRNTLNGVGNFDTNLSDNIRGNLVIPNPTPDYFIGARSTWEVDIWGKLRNRRKASYLRLLASEKGRHAVVTSLVAEIARYYYTLLALDGEQEIIQKNIEFQQRAVGLVRIQKEAGRVTELAVQQFTAQLLNTRSRQGQVRQRIVETENQLNRLLGRYPQPIARGKSLQAYELPGQVSTGLPAQMLLRRPDIQQAELDLQAANIDVDVARAEFLPSLNLSAYAGLNSFRAETLFNPASIAAGLLGGLSAPVLNRRFIKANYGQSVAQSREAFYRYRQTILTGFSEVTTNLRGVENYRNVAELQAQEVDVLRQAVSVSNDLFAGGYASYLEVITAQRSVLEAELALISTKQEQFLSLTDLYRTLGGGWE, encoded by the coding sequence ATGGTACCGTCGTTCCCTCATAAATCCGTTCTAAATCTTCTCTGCTTTCTCATCGCCGGACTGCTGATGAGCAGCTGCCAGATGCCCCGAACGGTTCTCCAGCCCAACGCCCGGCCCATCCCCGCTACCTTTGCCGGTAATGCCGACTCGGCGGGGATTGCGTCCCGGAACTGGCGTTCGTTCTTCGGTGACCCGAACCTGATTCAACTCATCGACACGGCTCTGGCCGGTAACCTGGACTTGCGCATCGCCACCCAGCGGATTGAGCAGGCCCGGGCTGCCTATGCCTACAACCGGGGGTTCCTGGCCCCGCAGATCAACGCCGTGGTATCGGCCGGGGTGGACCGCTACGGCCGCAACACGCTCAACGGCGTTGGTAATTTCGATACCAACCTGTCGGATAATATCCGGGGTAATCTGGTTATTCCCAACCCCACCCCCGATTACTTCATCGGAGCCCGCAGCACCTGGGAGGTCGATATCTGGGGCAAGCTCCGCAACCGGCGCAAAGCGTCTTACCTGCGCCTGCTGGCTTCCGAAAAAGGCCGCCATGCCGTGGTTACGTCGCTGGTCGCCGAAATTGCCCGCTATTACTATACCTTGCTGGCGCTGGACGGCGAACAGGAAATCATTCAGAAAAATATCGAATTTCAACAGCGGGCCGTGGGTCTGGTACGTATTCAAAAAGAAGCAGGCCGGGTAACGGAACTGGCCGTTCAGCAGTTCACCGCCCAGCTTCTCAACACACGCAGTCGGCAGGGGCAGGTTCGTCAGCGCATTGTGGAAACCGAGAACCAGCTCAACCGCCTGCTGGGTCGCTATCCGCAGCCCATCGCGCGGGGTAAGTCCCTGCAGGCCTACGAGCTACCGGGCCAGGTTAGTACCGGCCTGCCGGCGCAGATGCTCCTCCGACGACCCGATATCCAGCAGGCCGAATTGGACCTGCAGGCGGCCAACATTGATGTCGACGTAGCACGGGCCGAATTTCTGCCAAGTCTGAATCTGTCGGCCTACGCCGGACTCAACTCCTTCCGGGCCGAAACCCTGTTCAATCCGGCTTCTATTGCCGCCGGGCTGCTGGGCGGTCTGTCGGCACCGGTGCTGAACCGGCGCTTTATTAAAGCTAATTACGGACAGTCGGTGGCGCAGAGTCGCGAAGCGTTCTACCGCTACCGCCAGACGATCCTGACGGGCTTCAGCGAGGTTACCACGAACCTGCGGGGCGTAGAAAACTACCGGAACGTTGCTGAATTGCAGGCGCAGGAAGTGGATGTGCTGCGGCAGGCGGTCTCGGTCTCGAACGACTTGTTTGCCGGGGGATATGCATCCTATCTGGAAGTGATTACCGCCCAGCGGAGCGTACTCGAAGCCGAACTGGCCCTGATCAGTACCAAGCAGGAGCAGTTTCTTTCGCTCACCGATCTGTACCGGACCCTGGGTGGCGGCTGGGAATAA
- a CDS encoding gluconate 2-dehydrogenase subunit 3 family protein has protein sequence MKRREAILQVALTLGSALSAPTMASILDSYQPHRIGRHKPSTFGLLADEHTLLAEITEVIMPATSTPGAKDARVAETIELILKDCYKPEQQAHFRKGLRDVDAESQTAYGKAFIDLSTEQRTAILKQFEQRAKTEAAQHPRRQEKPQATSAETTLSAMAPAGSEQTQAKEVDAETGVVVKDALKNAPLIPFFRLVKELTILGYFSSEIGCTQALAYVPIPGRYEGVVKLKDGQKAWAT, from the coding sequence ATGAAACGTAGAGAAGCAATTCTGCAGGTAGCCCTGACATTGGGAAGCGCCCTGTCGGCGCCGACGATGGCGTCGATTCTTGATAGTTATCAACCCCACCGTATCGGTAGGCATAAGCCGTCGACGTTCGGGCTGCTGGCCGATGAACATACGCTGCTGGCCGAGATCACCGAAGTTATTATGCCCGCTACCTCGACGCCGGGTGCCAAAGACGCCAGGGTTGCCGAGACCATTGAGCTGATTCTGAAGGATTGTTACAAGCCCGAGCAGCAGGCTCACTTTCGGAAAGGACTCCGGGATGTGGACGCCGAGAGTCAGACGGCGTACGGCAAGGCTTTTATTGACCTGTCGACGGAGCAGCGGACGGCCATTCTGAAGCAGTTTGAGCAACGGGCCAAAACCGAAGCGGCCCAGCACCCCAGACGGCAGGAAAAACCCCAGGCAACCAGCGCCGAAACGACCCTGAGCGCCATGGCTCCCGCCGGCTCCGAGCAGACGCAGGCTAAAGAGGTGGATGCCGAAACGGGCGTCGTTGTGAAAGATGCGTTGAAAAACGCGCCCCTGATCCCTTTCTTCAGGCTGGTGAAAGAGCTGACGATACTGGGCTACTTCAGCTCCGAGATCGGCTGCACCCAGGCTCTGGCTTATGTGCCCATTCCGGGTCGCTACGAAGGTGTTGTCAAACTGAAAGACGGACAAAAAGCGTGGGCCACTTAA
- a CDS encoding GMC oxidoreductase, which translates to MNLNLDAKKTMTYDAIVVGSGISGGWAAKELTQKGLKVLMLERGPDLKHVTDYTTAMKDPWEFPHRGKIELWAAEEYWANARSGGKPGEDQRHMFTKDVDVPYIEKRPYDWIRAYHLGGRSLVWGRQSYRFNERDFTANLEDGHGADWPIRYKDLAPWYSYVEKFAGISGNRDGLEVLPDGEFVPPMQMNSIERLAKAGIEKSFKGRHLVIGRPAIISQAQKIHTDLGRASCQFRNLCVRGCPFGAYFSTQSATLPAAVKTGNLTVVTDKIAYQVIFDDQKNKAVGVRVIDQNTKQHQEYYAKLIFLNASTMNTAWIMMQSTSKRFPNGLGNDSDQLGRNLMDHHLGAGASGEYEGLQDMYYYGRRGNGIYVPRFANWGDDKRKDFVRGFGYQGRGARQDWVAGAAKDGFGPEFKDNLTRPGRWEFNIGGFGETLPDPNNRMRLSAQKDKWGLPIIEFDAAWGDNTVGMRKAMMNDAAEMLEAAGLKNVKTRNDTSKNPGIGIHEMGAARMGRDPKTSVLNAWNQVWGAKNVFVTDGAAMASSSCVNPSLTYMALTARAADHAVGELKRMNL; encoded by the coding sequence ATGAATCTCAATCTTGACGCTAAAAAAACAATGACCTACGACGCAATCGTCGTGGGCTCCGGTATATCGGGTGGCTGGGCCGCCAAAGAATTAACCCAGAAGGGACTTAAAGTGCTGATGCTGGAGCGCGGCCCCGACCTGAAGCACGTAACCGACTACACCACGGCCATGAAGGATCCCTGGGAGTTTCCGCACCGGGGTAAAATTGAGCTGTGGGCCGCCGAAGAGTACTGGGCCAACGCCCGCTCAGGCGGGAAGCCCGGTGAAGACCAGCGGCATATGTTCACTAAAGACGTGGACGTCCCCTACATCGAAAAGAGGCCGTACGACTGGATTCGGGCGTATCACCTGGGCGGGCGCTCGCTGGTGTGGGGGCGGCAGAGCTACCGTTTCAACGAACGGGATTTTACGGCAAACCTCGAAGACGGCCACGGTGCCGATTGGCCCATCCGCTACAAGGATCTGGCTCCCTGGTACTCTTACGTAGAGAAGTTCGCCGGCATTTCGGGCAACCGCGACGGGCTGGAGGTGCTGCCCGACGGTGAGTTTGTACCACCCATGCAGATGAACAGCATCGAACGGCTGGCCAAAGCGGGTATCGAAAAGAGCTTTAAAGGACGGCACCTGGTCATTGGCCGGCCCGCGATTATCTCGCAGGCGCAGAAAATTCATACCGATCTGGGTCGGGCATCGTGCCAGTTTCGGAATCTCTGCGTGCGGGGCTGCCCGTTTGGCGCGTACTTCAGTACCCAGTCGGCAACGCTGCCGGCCGCCGTCAAAACGGGTAACCTCACTGTCGTCACCGATAAAATTGCCTATCAGGTTATTTTCGACGACCAGAAGAACAAGGCCGTTGGCGTGCGGGTCATCGACCAGAACACAAAACAACACCAAGAGTACTACGCCAAACTAATCTTCCTGAATGCGTCGACGATGAACACGGCCTGGATTATGATGCAGTCCACGTCGAAGCGTTTTCCCAACGGACTGGGCAACGATTCTGACCAGCTGGGTCGCAACCTGATGGATCACCATCTGGGAGCCGGTGCGTCGGGCGAGTACGAAGGTCTGCAGGATATGTACTACTACGGTCGGCGGGGCAACGGTATCTACGTACCCCGGTTTGCCAACTGGGGCGACGACAAACGCAAGGATTTTGTTCGCGGTTTTGGGTATCAGGGCCGGGGGGCTCGTCAGGACTGGGTGGCGGGTGCAGCTAAAGACGGATTTGGTCCCGAGTTTAAAGACAACCTGACCAGGCCGGGTCGGTGGGAGTTCAACATTGGCGGCTTTGGCGAAACCTTACCTGATCCCAACAACCGGATGCGGCTATCGGCGCAGAAAGACAAGTGGGGCTTACCCATCATTGAGTTCGATGCCGCCTGGGGCGACAATACGGTGGGGATGCGCAAAGCCATGATGAACGATGCCGCTGAAATGCTCGAAGCCGCTGGCCTGAAAAACGTAAAGACCCGGAATGATACCTCGAAAAATCCGGGCATCGGCATCCACGAGATGGGCGCAGCCCGCATGGGCCGCGATCCGAAAACGTCGGTGCTCAACGCCTGGAATCAGGTATGGGGGGCTAAAAACGTATTTGTTACCGACGGGGCGGCCATGGCGTCGTCGTCCTGCGTGAACCCTTCTTTGACCTACATGGCGCTCACTGCCCGCGCGGCCGATCATGCCGTGGGTGAACTGAAGCGCATGAATCTCTGA
- a CDS encoding tetratricopeptide repeat-containing sensor histidine kinase, which produces MNALYRGLLSFLLIALLQVARVQAQSPSRLIDSLKTTLARKLPDSTRANTYYDIANAFVKTSQYDSAQHYLDKMPPYCLRSNYYLGMGYYCRLNGIILNNRGQYNQALPFLHQSIDWFTRADRPKHVARAYNSLGLLYKMMGQQNQRVEPLLEQGIGYVRKSIAINQRLKAMDQLVDNYINLGIIYEDLRAYDRGRTYFLRALAINDSTHALPSAYPVIYNDLGANYIKQKDFAPAVEYLNKALAINLPQKRISSLIHNYRNLSTAHRGLGQLPLALDYAEKARQLLESSPYKSLAASVYSELARVHEAAGLYPKAYQFLSLQKGLEDSLMTLNKAQAIARVEEQYALQKTREVATLNAKLQLDRARELARIQAEKETEVAAIQAAERQQIARVKTAVSLQKARSLAEIEARYKTKERVHQITELNAQNQLQERLVQYMAAGLFVLTVLMGLLVYQYTAIRRANRRLSEQNTVISQNSRQLADQAQQLRTLMKELHHRVKNNLAIISGLLRLQANGLEDESVVQAVRVGQQRVEAMSLIHQGLYQTDQVTLVNMAEYLPTLAQNLMRAYGYGRDTFDLQMDIKLEELDVDVAIPLGLIVNELVTNAFKYAYNGDQVPLLRISLQQEVTTSAPPAIVLEIEDNGPGITPDAWRSRSSRTSFGKRLVTSLTEQLEGTLDLFVPKGTLFRLRIPQPVHT; this is translated from the coding sequence ATGAACGCTTTGTACAGGGGCCTGCTTTCTTTCCTGCTGATTGCTTTGCTACAGGTCGCTCGTGTTCAGGCCCAGTCGCCATCCCGATTGATCGATAGCCTGAAAACGACCCTCGCGCGTAAGCTCCCCGACTCCACCCGGGCCAATACTTATTACGATATCGCCAATGCCTTCGTCAAAACCAGTCAGTACGATTCGGCCCAGCACTATCTGGACAAAATGCCGCCCTACTGCCTGCGGTCGAACTACTATCTGGGTATGGGCTACTACTGCCGGCTGAATGGTATTATCCTCAATAACCGCGGTCAGTACAACCAGGCTCTTCCTTTCCTTCACCAGTCGATTGACTGGTTCACCCGCGCCGACCGTCCCAAACACGTAGCACGAGCCTATAACAGCCTGGGACTCCTTTATAAAATGATGGGCCAGCAGAACCAGCGCGTTGAGCCCCTACTGGAACAGGGCATCGGCTACGTCCGCAAATCGATTGCCATCAACCAGCGGCTGAAAGCGATGGATCAGTTGGTGGATAATTACATCAACCTGGGTATTATCTATGAGGATCTCAGGGCCTACGACCGGGGCAGGACCTATTTTCTGCGGGCGCTGGCCATCAACGACTCCACCCATGCCCTGCCGTCGGCCTACCCGGTTATTTACAATGACCTGGGAGCCAACTACATTAAGCAGAAGGATTTTGCGCCCGCCGTCGAGTACCTCAACAAAGCGCTGGCCATTAACCTGCCCCAGAAACGGATTTCGAGTCTGATTCATAATTACCGGAATTTGTCTACTGCCCACCGGGGACTCGGTCAGTTACCGCTGGCTCTGGACTACGCCGAGAAAGCCCGGCAGCTTCTGGAATCAAGTCCATACAAATCCCTGGCGGCATCGGTCTACTCCGAACTGGCCCGGGTGCACGAAGCCGCGGGACTTTACCCGAAGGCCTACCAGTTCCTGTCGCTCCAGAAGGGCCTGGAAGACTCGCTCATGACCCTCAATAAAGCACAGGCAATTGCCCGGGTCGAGGAGCAGTACGCGCTGCAGAAGACCCGGGAGGTTGCTACGCTGAACGCGAAGCTACAACTGGACCGGGCCCGGGAGCTGGCCCGGATACAAGCCGAAAAGGAAACCGAAGTAGCTGCCATCCAGGCAGCTGAGCGGCAACAGATCGCCCGCGTAAAAACAGCCGTATCCCTGCAGAAAGCCCGGAGTCTGGCCGAAATCGAAGCCCGGTACAAAACAAAGGAACGGGTCCACCAGATAACTGAACTCAACGCCCAGAATCAGTTGCAGGAACGACTGGTACAGTACATGGCTGCCGGATTGTTCGTGTTGACGGTACTAATGGGTTTACTTGTCTACCAATACACCGCCATCCGACGAGCGAACCGGCGGCTGTCGGAACAGAATACCGTAATCAGCCAGAACAGCCGGCAGTTGGCGGATCAGGCGCAGCAACTGCGCACGCTGATGAAAGAACTGCATCACCGGGTGAAGAACAATCTGGCCATCATATCGGGTCTGTTGCGGTTACAGGCCAATGGGCTGGAAGACGAGTCGGTCGTTCAGGCGGTTCGGGTGGGCCAGCAACGGGTAGAAGCCATGTCGCTCATTCACCAGGGCCTGTACCAGACCGATCAGGTAACGCTGGTTAACATGGCCGAGTACCTGCCTACCCTGGCCCAGAACCTGATGCGGGCCTATGGCTACGGACGGGATACGTTTGATCTGCAGATGGACATTAAGCTGGAGGAACTGGATGTGGACGTCGCCATCCCCCTTGGGTTAATTGTCAACGAACTGGTTACCAACGCCTTTAAGTACGCTTACAACGGCGATCAGGTGCCTCTTCTGCGCATTAGCCTGCAGCAGGAAGTTACTACGTCGGCCCCGCCAGCTATTGTGCTGGAAATAGAGGATAACGGACCCGGTATTACGCCCGACGCCTGGCGAAGCCGCTCCAGCCGAACGTCGTTTGGCAAGCGGCTGGTTACGTCCCTGACGGAGCAGCTGGAAGGGACACTGGACTTATTTGTTCCTAAAGGGACGCTCTTCCGGCTGCGGATTCCGCAACCAGTGCATACCTAG
- a CDS encoding M81 family metallopeptidase, whose translation MKHSIAGFIVWLFCIQATFSQSTTSSGTTRLPRIAITGLGIESSTFSPAVTREEAFHAKYGDNVFTSYPFLNAGAPFRQQATWLPALVGKSLPGGAVTRDAYESLVKQTLDLLKKNGPYDGLYLDIHGAMSVVGLDDPEGDYITRIRSVIGYNTLLSTSMDLHGNVSWRLAQNADLITCYRMAPHEDAMQTKERAVVNLLDRLKTGKGKPAYKAWIPVPILLPGEKTSTRIEPGKSLYKKVEPASTQPGIVDAAIWIGYAWADEPRNHAVVMVTGDDKQKVTTTAEKLALDFWNVRSDFDFVAPTGTLEACLAKALASPKHPFFISDTGDNPTAGGAGDVTWTLTQLLARPEFQRADGPSLIYASIPDPDLVKKAIAAGVGGTVDGLAGARVDARFAKPVRLKGTVESIVNGDKDAEVEVVVKVGSIHVIVTQKRKPYHKENDFTRLGLKPREASIVVVKIGYLEPELYAMQAGWIMALTPGGVDQDLFRLPYKRIKRPMFPFDKAMNQPNLTAQLVPLSGVTK comes from the coding sequence ATGAAACACAGCATCGCAGGGTTTATCGTCTGGCTTTTTTGCATCCAGGCTACTTTTTCCCAATCCACGACCAGTTCAGGGACAACCCGGCTCCCCCGCATCGCCATAACGGGCCTGGGTATTGAGTCCAGTACGTTCTCCCCCGCCGTTACGCGTGAAGAAGCTTTTCACGCTAAATACGGCGACAACGTATTCACATCCTACCCGTTTCTAAACGCGGGTGCCCCCTTCCGGCAACAGGCCACCTGGTTGCCCGCGCTGGTGGGAAAATCGTTGCCCGGCGGGGCCGTTACCCGGGACGCGTATGAATCGCTGGTGAAGCAGACGCTGGACTTGCTCAAAAAGAACGGCCCCTACGATGGTTTATACCTCGATATACACGGGGCCATGAGCGTAGTGGGACTGGACGATCCGGAAGGAGACTACATCACTCGCATTCGAAGCGTGATCGGCTACAATACCCTTCTGTCGACGTCCATGGATCTGCACGGTAACGTCTCGTGGCGACTGGCGCAAAACGCCGACCTGATTACCTGCTACCGGATGGCTCCCCACGAAGATGCCATGCAGACGAAGGAACGGGCCGTTGTCAACCTGCTCGACCGGCTCAAAACCGGTAAAGGCAAGCCCGCTTACAAAGCCTGGATACCCGTACCGATCCTGTTGCCCGGCGAAAAAACGAGTACCCGCATTGAACCAGGTAAGAGCTTGTACAAAAAAGTGGAGCCGGCATCGACCCAGCCCGGCATTGTCGACGCGGCCATCTGGATCGGTTATGCCTGGGCCGACGAACCCCGTAACCACGCGGTCGTGATGGTAACCGGCGACGACAAGCAGAAAGTAACCACAACCGCCGAAAAGCTGGCGCTCGACTTCTGGAACGTACGTAGTGACTTTGACTTTGTAGCCCCGACGGGTACCCTGGAAGCGTGTCTGGCCAAAGCCCTCGCCAGCCCAAAGCACCCTTTCTTCATCAGCGACACCGGCGATAACCCAACGGCGGGTGGCGCGGGCGACGTGACCTGGACATTGACGCAGTTGCTGGCCCGCCCGGAGTTTCAGCGCGCCGACGGCCCCTCGCTCATCTACGCTTCCATCCCGGATCCGGATCTGGTCAAGAAAGCGATTGCCGCCGGTGTCGGCGGCACAGTCGACGGTCTGGCCGGAGCGCGGGTCGATGCCCGGTTTGCGAAACCCGTACGGCTCAAAGGCACGGTTGAATCGATCGTTAACGGCGATAAAGATGCCGAGGTCGAAGTGGTCGTGAAGGTCGGCAGTATCCACGTTATCGTTACGCAGAAGCGCAAGCCCTACCACAAAGAGAACGACTTCACCCGCCTGGGCCTGAAACCCCGGGAAGCGTCGATCGTAGTCGTGAAAATTGGTTACCTGGAGCCTGAGCTCTATGCCATGCAGGCGGGATGGATTATGGCATTAACGCCGGGCGGGGTTGATCAGGATCTGTTCCGGCTACCCTACAAGCGCATCAAACGACCCATGTTTCCCTTCGACAAAGCCATGAACCAGCCGAACCTGACGGCCCAGCTGGTTCCCCTCTCGGGCGTAACCAAGTAA
- a CDS encoding class I SAM-dependent methyltransferase: MYKTTEITSAEIASDNPVHQRLLFPYIEAAQLVRGKVLEIGCGWGRGLELLTKAASHYTGIDKNEDLIKALSAEYRNATFIAANIPPLSTLADNTFDYIVTFQVIEHIQNDDLFIKEAYRVLKPGGKLLLTTVNKSFSLTRNPWHVREYYADGLKALMGNYFPVVDTRGIHGNGKVMTYYEQNKESVKKLTRFDIFNLQYRLPRRLLQVPYDLMNRLNRNRLLQADGIAAEINHTDYLVSNDPAGSLDFFYIATK, translated from the coding sequence ATGTACAAGACCACCGAAATAACCTCTGCCGAGATCGCGTCAGACAATCCTGTTCACCAGCGTTTGCTGTTTCCCTACATCGAAGCGGCCCAGCTCGTTCGTGGGAAAGTGCTCGAAATCGGGTGCGGTTGGGGCCGGGGCCTGGAGCTGCTCACGAAGGCCGCCAGCCATTATACCGGTATCGATAAAAACGAAGATCTCATCAAAGCGCTCAGCGCCGAGTATCGGAACGCTACCTTTATTGCCGCCAACATTCCCCCGCTCAGTACCCTTGCCGACAATACGTTCGATTACATCGTAACGTTTCAGGTCATCGAACATATTCAGAACGACGACCTGTTCATCAAAGAGGCCTACCGGGTGCTGAAACCCGGCGGCAAACTTCTGCTGACAACTGTCAATAAATCGTTTTCCCTGACGCGCAACCCCTGGCACGTCCGGGAGTACTACGCCGATGGCCTCAAGGCACTGATGGGTAACTACTTTCCGGTAGTCGACACGCGCGGTATCCACGGCAACGGTAAGGTGATGACCTATTACGAGCAGAATAAGGAATCGGTGAAAAAGCTGACGCGCTTCGATATTTTCAACCTTCAGTACCGCTTGCCCCGCCGGCTGCTACAGGTGCCCTACGACCTGATGAACCGTCTGAACCGCAACCGGCTGCTACAGGCCGACGGTATTGCCGCCGAGATCAATCATACCGACTACCTCGTCAGCAACGATCCCGCCGGGAGTCTGGACTTTTTCTACATTGCCACAAAGTAG
- a CDS encoding GWxTD domain-containing protein, protein MRIVSTLLLFIILSSGCSSNKKTQQARINAAYDARTEAQRNAPAGAQRPATAQTTPTTSANPRDNNRSEPQPAVAPVRPEGPAVSTGAVSNSKSGGEWAVTSIKGKFLVIDSSTVRVYMDLTAKMPTGEPVLNPADFIQHFVIAWVMYPDYNNRDRLGYGNVTLNEQVVGRQNDHLTLTFEVKRTKDVANAILLTEITETNTGTKARNDLALRFKSPRLSDRFTLLDAGGKQPKLQNYTNVGEQVIIGDVTGTHKKLLGFRYKHEFDAASSPMNTAARPAPKSLTIDSTLTITTGEPFSLAREGLYYFVEDSTDASGIGLVVADKRFPKLTRPEKLIKPVLYMSTSTEISELNQAQDTKKAFDRYWLSLMAGNEEVARKTLKAYFDRVEEANRLFTSYKEGWKTDKGMIYIVLGAPDRVQRNREREVWVYNRRASVSEINFTFTKKPNQFVEDHYELVRYIEYQPIWYPIVEAWRTGAIRE, encoded by the coding sequence ATGCGTATCGTTTCTACTCTACTGCTCTTTATCATACTGTCGTCGGGCTGCTCGTCGAACAAGAAAACCCAGCAGGCCCGCATCAACGCGGCTTATGATGCCCGGACCGAAGCGCAGCGCAACGCACCCGCTGGCGCACAGCGGCCCGCCACGGCCCAAACAACGCCCACTACGTCGGCAAATCCGCGGGATAACAACCGGTCTGAACCGCAGCCAGCAGTGGCCCCCGTCCGGCCGGAAGGGCCTGCCGTCAGCACGGGGGCTGTATCGAACTCAAAATCGGGGGGCGAGTGGGCTGTAACTTCCATCAAAGGGAAATTTCTGGTCATCGATAGCAGTACGGTGCGGGTGTATATGGACCTGACGGCCAAGATGCCCACGGGTGAGCCGGTGCTTAACCCGGCCGACTTTATCCAGCATTTCGTGATTGCCTGGGTCATGTATCCCGATTACAACAACCGAGACCGGTTGGGGTACGGGAACGTGACGCTGAACGAACAGGTAGTTGGTCGGCAGAACGATCACCTAACCCTCACGTTCGAGGTAAAACGGACCAAGGATGTTGCCAATGCCATTCTGTTGACCGAAATTACGGAGACGAATACCGGTACCAAAGCCCGCAACGACCTGGCGTTACGCTTTAAGTCGCCCCGGCTGAGCGATCGGTTCACGCTACTCGATGCCGGCGGGAAGCAACCCAAACTGCAGAACTACACGAATGTGGGCGAGCAGGTGATCATTGGCGATGTGACCGGAACGCACAAAAAACTGCTGGGTTTCCGCTACAAGCACGAGTTCGATGCTGCGTCGTCGCCGATGAATACCGCAGCCCGGCCGGCTCCCAAGTCCCTGACGATCGACTCGACGCTGACCATCACCACCGGTGAGCCTTTTTCGCTGGCCAGGGAAGGACTGTACTACTTTGTGGAGGACAGCACCGACGCCAGTGGCATTGGGCTGGTCGTGGCCGACAAACGCTTTCCCAAACTGACACGCCCTGAAAAACTCATCAAGCCGGTGCTGTACATGAGCACCAGCACCGAGATCAGCGAGCTGAACCAGGCGCAGGATACAAAAAAAGCGTTCGACCGGTATTGGCTGAGTCTCATGGCTGGCAATGAAGAGGTGGCGCGGAAAACGCTGAAAGCCTACTTCGATCGCGTGGAGGAGGCTAATCGACTGTTTACCAGCTACAAAGAAGGATGGAAAACGGATAAAGGCATGATCTACATCGTTCTCGGCGCACCTGATCGGGTACAGCGAAATCGGGAACGGGAGGTATGGGTTTACAATCGTCGGGCGAGTGTGTCGGAGATTAACTTTACCTTTACCAAAAAACCGAATCAATTTGTCGAGGATCACTACGAACTGGTGCGCTACATTGAATACCAGC